One stretch of Lysobacter sp. TY2-98 DNA includes these proteins:
- a CDS encoding FdhF/YdeP family oxidoreductase, whose protein sequence is MTDRTFKPYTRPAGGWDSLRRSWQALREEGIVATGTRTMLRTNQDDGFDCPGCAWPDRNPNSTFEFCENGVKAVAAEATARRVTREFFAQHTVTELAAQTDHWLEAQGRLTEPMRYDASTDRYMPIAWDAAFAQVAGHLNALASPDEALFYTSGRTSNEAAFLYQLFVRAYGTNNLPDCSNLCHEASGVALTEQIGSGKGSVLLEDFEHAEAIFIFGQNPGTNHPRMLGELREAARRGCRIVVFNPLRERGLERFAHPQSPTEMLTGGSTKIATDYYTPRIGGDLAALTGIAKALIERGTLDRDFIATYTTGFEAFATHLAGQDWPQIEAQSGLTRAQLEEAAAIYDASRATIFCWGMGITQHRRSVATIQMLMAVLLLKGNIGKPGAGPCPVRGHSNVQGDRTMGIYEKPSTAFLDALQAEFGFEPPHAHGHDVVSGIEAMLDGRARVLFAMGGNFAAATPDTARTAEALRRCDLTVHVSTKLNRSHLVHGREALILPCLGRSEIDMQAGSRQAVSVEDSMSMVHLSCGLKTPASDHLMSEPAIVAHLAAATLHDSRVPWMELVSHYDRIRERIARVVPGFEDFNARVRVPGGFHLHHPGREREFPTASGRAGFFVHPLQDEATTTPFKLMTVRSHDQYNTTIYGLDDRYRGVLGLRRVCFINARDLSKYGWEPGQLVDITSVWHDGERTVQGFTLVDYDIPDGCLASYFPETNPLVPLDSVAERAGTPTSKAIAVRLTPSAAGTVAS, encoded by the coding sequence ATGACCGACCGCACCTTCAAGCCCTACACGCGACCTGCCGGTGGCTGGGATTCGTTGCGCCGCTCGTGGCAGGCGCTGCGCGAGGAAGGCATCGTCGCCACGGGCACGCGGACCATGCTGCGCACCAACCAGGACGACGGCTTCGACTGTCCGGGCTGCGCCTGGCCCGATCGCAATCCGAACTCGACCTTCGAGTTCTGCGAGAACGGGGTCAAGGCGGTGGCGGCGGAAGCGACGGCGCGCCGCGTCACCCGCGAGTTCTTCGCGCAGCACACGGTGACCGAGCTCGCCGCGCAGACCGATCACTGGCTGGAAGCGCAAGGCCGCCTGACCGAACCCATGCGCTACGACGCGAGCACCGATCGCTATATGCCGATCGCGTGGGACGCGGCGTTCGCGCAGGTCGCCGGGCATCTCAACGCGCTGGCAAGCCCCGATGAAGCGTTGTTCTACACCTCGGGCCGCACTTCGAACGAGGCCGCGTTCCTCTACCAGCTCTTCGTGCGCGCGTACGGCACGAACAACCTGCCGGACTGCTCGAACCTGTGCCACGAGGCATCGGGCGTCGCGCTCACCGAGCAGATCGGCAGCGGCAAGGGCTCGGTGCTGCTCGAGGACTTCGAACACGCCGAAGCGATCTTCATCTTCGGCCAGAACCCCGGCACGAATCATCCGCGGATGCTCGGCGAGCTGCGCGAGGCCGCGCGCCGCGGCTGCCGCATCGTCGTGTTCAACCCGTTGCGCGAGCGCGGGCTGGAGCGCTTCGCGCATCCGCAGAGCCCGACGGAGATGCTCACCGGCGGCAGCACGAAGATCGCGACGGATTACTACACGCCGCGCATCGGGGGCGATCTTGCCGCGCTCACGGGCATTGCCAAGGCGCTGATCGAACGCGGCACGCTCGATCGCGACTTCATCGCGACGTACACGACCGGATTCGAGGCGTTCGCCACCCACCTCGCAGGGCAGGACTGGCCGCAGATCGAAGCGCAGTCCGGTCTTACGCGCGCGCAGCTCGAAGAGGCCGCGGCGATCTACGACGCCAGCCGGGCCACGATCTTCTGCTGGGGCATGGGCATCACCCAGCATCGCCGCAGCGTCGCGACGATCCAGATGCTGATGGCGGTGCTGCTGCTCAAGGGCAACATCGGCAAGCCCGGCGCGGGCCCCTGCCCGGTGCGTGGTCATTCCAACGTGCAGGGCGATCGCACGATGGGCATCTACGAGAAGCCGTCGACCGCATTTCTCGACGCACTCCAAGCGGAGTTCGGTTTCGAGCCGCCGCACGCGCACGGGCACGACGTGGTCTCCGGCATCGAAGCCATGCTCGACGGTCGCGCCAGGGTGCTGTTCGCGATGGGCGGCAATTTCGCCGCGGCGACGCCCGACACCGCGCGCACTGCCGAAGCACTGCGGCGATGCGATCTCACGGTGCACGTGTCGACCAAACTCAACCGCTCGCATCTCGTGCACGGGCGCGAGGCGCTGATCCTGCCCTGCCTCGGCCGCAGCGAGATCGACATGCAGGCCGGCAGTCGCCAGGCGGTCAGCGTCGAGGATTCGATGAGCATGGTGCACCTGTCGTGCGGCCTGAAGACGCCGGCGTCGGACCACCTGATGTCGGAGCCGGCGATCGTCGCGCATCTCGCGGCGGCGACGCTGCATGACAGCCGCGTGCCATGGATGGAGCTCGTCTCGCACTACGACCGCATTCGCGAGCGCATCGCGCGCGTCGTACCGGGTTTCGAGGATTTCAACGCGCGCGTCCGCGTTCCCGGCGGCTTCCACCTGCACCATCCGGGGCGCGAACGCGAATTCCCGACCGCGAGCGGCCGCGCGGGCTTCTTCGTGCATCCCTTGCAGGACGAAGCGACCACGACGCCCTTCAAACTCATGACCGTACGTTCGCACGATCAGTACAACACCACGATCTACGGCCTCGACGACCGCTATCGGGGCGTGCTCGGCCTGCGCCGTGTCTGCTTCATCAATGCGCGCGATCTGTCGAAGTACGGCTGGGAGCCGGGCCAGCTCGTCGACATCACCTCCGTCTGGCACGACGGCGAGCGCACCGTGCAGGGTTTCACATTGGTCGACTACGACATCCCCGACGGCTGCCTCGCGAGTTATTTCCCCGAAACGAACCCGCTGGTGCCGCTCGACAGCGTGGCCGAGCGCGCCGGAACGCCTACGTCGAAGGCGATTGCCGTACGACTGACGCCGAGCGCCGCCGGTACTGTCGCATCGTGA
- the rpe gene encoding ribulose-phosphate 3-epimerase, translating to MQSTVIAPSILSANFAKLGEEVDNVLKAGADWVHFDVMDNHYVPNLTIGPLVCEALRKHGVTAPIDVHLMVEPVDRIVPDFAKAGASMITFHPEASRHVHRTVQLIKSHGCQAGIVLNPATPVDVLDYVLADIDMVLLMSVNPGFGGQAFIPSALDKLRRVRSMIDASGRAVRLEIDGGVKADNIGEIAAAGAETFVAGSAIFNAPDYADVITRMKAAVDDARRR from the coding sequence ATGCAATCGACCGTGATCGCCCCGTCCATCCTGTCCGCCAACTTCGCGAAGCTGGGCGAAGAAGTGGACAACGTGCTGAAGGCCGGCGCCGACTGGGTGCACTTCGACGTGATGGACAACCACTACGTGCCGAACCTCACCATCGGCCCGCTGGTCTGCGAAGCGCTGCGCAAACACGGCGTCACCGCGCCGATCGACGTGCACCTGATGGTCGAACCCGTCGATCGCATCGTGCCGGACTTCGCCAAGGCCGGCGCGTCGATGATCACCTTCCATCCCGAAGCGAGTCGCCACGTGCACCGCACCGTGCAGCTGATCAAGTCGCATGGATGCCAGGCGGGCATCGTGCTGAATCCGGCGACGCCGGTCGACGTGCTCGACTACGTGCTGGCCGACATCGACATGGTGTTGCTGATGTCGGTGAATCCCGGCTTCGGCGGGCAGGCGTTCATTCCGTCGGCGCTCGACAAGCTGCGTCGCGTGCGTTCGATGATCGATGCGAGCGGGCGCGCGGTGCGGCTGGAGATCGATGGTGGCGTCAAGGCCGACAACATCGGTGAGATCGCCGCGGCGGGTGCGGAAACGTTTGTCGCCGGCTCGGCGATCTTCAACGCGCCGGACTATGCCGATGTGATCACGCGCATGAAGGCCGCGGTGGACGACGCGCGTCGTCGCTGA
- a CDS encoding response regulator transcription factor, producing MRILLVEDDPHTAAFIAKGLREDGHAVDHADNGRDGLFMATTEAYDALVLDRMLPGVDGLTLLKTVRGAGSQVPVLLLTALGDVDHRVEGLRAGADDYLVKPFAYSELSARLDSIARRGASGGSEPTKLRVADLELDLLSREARRGDKRIELQPREFRLLEYLMKQAERVVTRTMLLEAVWDYHFDPQTNVIDVHISRLRQKIDAGFPKPLLHTVRGAGYRLGT from the coding sequence ATGCGCATCCTCCTCGTCGAAGACGACCCGCACACCGCCGCGTTCATCGCCAAGGGCCTGCGCGAGGATGGGCACGCGGTGGATCACGCCGACAACGGCCGCGACGGACTGTTCATGGCGACCACGGAGGCCTACGACGCGCTCGTGCTCGATCGCATGCTGCCGGGCGTCGACGGCCTGACCCTGCTCAAGACCGTGCGCGGCGCCGGCAGCCAGGTGCCGGTGCTGCTGCTCACCGCACTGGGCGATGTCGACCATCGCGTCGAAGGCCTGAGAGCGGGCGCGGACGACTACCTCGTCAAGCCGTTCGCGTATTCCGAGCTCAGCGCGCGGCTGGATTCCATCGCTCGCCGCGGTGCCTCCGGCGGGAGTGAGCCGACGAAACTGCGCGTCGCCGATCTCGAGCTCGACCTGCTCAGTCGCGAAGCACGCCGCGGCGACAAGCGCATCGAACTGCAACCGCGCGAGTTTCGCCTGCTCGAATACCTGATGAAACAAGCCGAACGCGTCGTGACGCGCACGATGCTGCTCGAAGCCGTGTGGGACTACCACTTCGACCCGCAGACCAACGTCATCGACGTCCACATCAGCCGCCTGCGCCAGAAGATCGATGCCGGCTTTCCGAAGCCATTGCTGCACACCGTGCGCGGCGCCGGCTACCGGTTGGGCACGTAG
- a CDS encoding DnaJ domain-containing protein: MRTTRWYGKLLGFFAGAALLRAEPPLGALLGLIIGHAFDADWFRLRDDPYRVLRVADDASEAEIDQAYRRLMSQYHPDKFATAAPELRRRAETKAREINAAYDRIQALRKPRR, translated from the coding sequence GTGCGCACCACCCGCTGGTACGGCAAATTGCTGGGCTTCTTCGCCGGCGCCGCGCTGCTCCGGGCCGAGCCGCCGCTGGGCGCGCTGCTGGGGCTCATCATCGGGCATGCCTTCGACGCCGACTGGTTCCGCCTGCGCGACGACCCCTACCGCGTGCTGCGTGTCGCCGACGACGCCAGCGAGGCCGAGATCGACCAGGCCTACCGCCGGTTGATGTCGCAGTACCACCCCGACAAATTCGCGACCGCCGCGCCCGAGCTGCGCCGCCGCGCCGAGACCAAGGCGCGCGAGATCAACGCCGCCTACGACCGCATCCAGGCGCTGCGCAAGCCGCGCCGCTGA
- a CDS encoding antibiotic biosynthesis monooxygenase: MSTGFARTPAPPYWLVSFTSQRNDVGAEAYAEAADRMIALAATQPGFLGVESVRGDDGFGITLSYWKDEASIAAWRQHAEHTPVREYGRAHWYDHFEVRVARVERAYGFRDNR; the protein is encoded by the coding sequence ATGAGCACGGGTTTCGCGAGGACGCCCGCACCGCCGTACTGGCTGGTGTCCTTCACCTCGCAGCGCAACGACGTCGGCGCCGAGGCTTACGCGGAAGCGGCCGATCGCATGATCGCGCTCGCGGCGACGCAGCCGGGTTTCCTCGGTGTCGAATCGGTGCGTGGCGATGATGGATTCGGCATCACGCTGTCGTACTGGAAGGACGAGGCCTCGATCGCCGCCTGGCGCCAGCACGCGGAGCACACACCGGTGCGCGAGTACGGTCGCGCGCACTGGTACGACCATTTCGAAGTGCGTGTCGCCAGGGTCGAGCGCGCATATGGATTCAGGGACAATCGATGA
- the trpE gene encoding anthranilate synthase component I has protein sequence MTSLDSFNQQAAAGHTRIPVVREVLSDLDTPLSVYLKLADGPHTYLFESVEGGERFGRYSIIGLPARRVYAFAGNLLVVTEDGELVESRVVDDPFAEVEALRSAHSVPKIDGLPGFTGGLVGWFGFECIDYIEPRLAASGRGKSDELGTPDILLMLSEEVAVFDNLKGRLYLIVHADPSQPHAFARANRRLDELTHRLRQGGPGYPETLHAAALDEADFVSGFTREGFIAAVEKSKDYIRAGDIFQVVLSQRLSVPFKARPVDVYRALRALNPSPYMYFLDVGEMQVVGSSPEILVRLEDGNVTVRPIAGTRRRGATPEEDAALEAELLADPKERAEHLMLIDLGRNDVGRVSEAGTVEVGEQFVIERYSHVMHIVSEVTGRLKEGLSYADVLRATFPAGTVSGAPKIRALEVIRELEPIKRNVYAGSIGYIGWHGDADTAIAIRTAVIQDGRLYVQAGAGIVYDSDPAAEWEETMSKGRALFRAVAQAAQGL, from the coding sequence GTGACATCGCTCGACTCGTTCAACCAGCAGGCCGCGGCCGGCCACACCCGTATTCCCGTCGTCCGCGAGGTGCTGTCCGACCTCGATACGCCGCTGTCGGTGTATCTCAAGCTCGCGGACGGGCCGCATACGTATCTCTTCGAATCGGTCGAAGGCGGTGAACGTTTCGGTCGCTATTCGATCATCGGCCTGCCGGCGCGACGCGTTTACGCATTCGCCGGGAATTTGCTGGTCGTGACGGAAGATGGCGAGCTCGTCGAGTCGCGCGTGGTCGACGATCCGTTCGCGGAAGTCGAGGCGCTGCGCAGCGCGCATTCGGTGCCGAAGATCGACGGCCTTCCCGGGTTCACCGGCGGCCTCGTCGGCTGGTTCGGCTTCGAATGCATCGACTACATCGAACCGCGCCTCGCGGCGAGCGGTCGCGGCAAGTCCGACGAACTCGGTACGCCGGACATCCTGCTGATGCTCAGCGAGGAAGTCGCGGTGTTCGACAACCTCAAGGGCCGGCTGTACCTCATCGTGCACGCCGATCCGTCGCAACCGCATGCGTTCGCGCGCGCGAACCGGCGCCTCGATGAACTGACGCATCGACTGCGGCAGGGCGGCCCCGGGTATCCGGAAACGCTGCACGCCGCGGCGCTCGACGAAGCCGACTTCGTATCGGGTTTCACGCGCGAAGGCTTCATCGCTGCGGTGGAGAAGTCGAAGGACTACATCCGCGCCGGCGACATCTTCCAGGTCGTGCTGAGCCAACGGTTGTCGGTGCCGTTCAAGGCGCGACCGGTCGACGTGTATCGCGCGCTGCGTGCATTGAATCCGTCGCCGTACATGTACTTCCTCGACGTCGGCGAGATGCAGGTGGTCGGCAGCTCGCCGGAAATCCTGGTGCGACTGGAAGACGGCAACGTCACCGTGCGACCGATCGCCGGTACGCGTCGCCGCGGTGCGACGCCCGAGGAGGACGCCGCGCTCGAAGCCGAGCTGCTCGCCGATCCCAAGGAGCGTGCCGAGCACCTGATGCTCATCGACCTCGGCCGCAACGACGTCGGCCGCGTCAGCGAAGCGGGCACTGTCGAAGTCGGCGAGCAGTTCGTCATCGAACGCTACAGCCACGTCATGCACATCGTCAGCGAGGTGACGGGGCGCCTGAAGGAGGGTTTGAGCTACGCCGATGTGCTGCGCGCGACGTTCCCCGCCGGCACCGTCAGCGGTGCGCCGAAGATCCGCGCGCTCGAAGTCATCCGCGAACTGGAACCGATCAAGCGCAACGTCTACGCGGGCTCGATCGGCTACATCGGCTGGCACGGCGATGCGGACACCGCGATCGCGATCCGTACTGCCGTCATCCAGGACGGCCGCCTCTACGTGCAGGCGGGCGCGGGCATCGTCTACGACTCCGATCCCGCCGCCGAGTGGGAAGAGACGATGAGCAAGGGGCGCGCGCTGTTCCGGGCGGTGGCGCAAGCGGCGCAGGGCCTTTGA
- a CDS encoding HAMP domain-containing sensor histidine kinase: MIAWPRSTSARLAIAVTLSFFVAFVVLGVGVRFTVSTLLDGDTRDVVRADEAGLLEIARDDGRQDFIDEVRSRVESDDDAAVYGLFDTGGRRIAGPLAHVPGPRDPHGWVEFAQSDDSGQVRVIARVHRFRDGLTLVTGQRTRSQDRFLALMLRTALAAALVAATLGALTGWFASRWVSRRLRDLDQTAQRVGDGELGLRAPVDGSNDAFDRLARRFNAMLDRIEALLGAVRHATDHIAHDLRTPLTRLRNRLEEARHRDDDARSRALDAALIETDQLLQAFGALLRLARIEAQPAVADEPLLDLAELVDDAAELYTPSALERGLELEAHAVPCRVRGDRDQLFQVIVNLLDNALKYAPEGSRVRIQLSCHAGSAQLSVEDEGPGVPEAERERVFDRFQRLEAHRGSPGIGLGLSLVRAIVLRHGGQVRLVDCAPGLGVCINLPLAD; this comes from the coding sequence GTGATCGCCTGGCCACGATCGACCAGCGCGCGGCTCGCGATCGCGGTCACGCTGTCGTTCTTCGTGGCGTTCGTGGTGCTCGGTGTCGGCGTGCGCTTCACCGTGTCGACGCTGCTCGACGGGGACACCCGCGACGTGGTGCGCGCCGACGAAGCCGGCCTGCTCGAGATCGCGCGCGACGACGGGCGCCAAGACTTCATCGACGAAGTGCGCAGCCGCGTCGAGTCCGACGACGATGCGGCCGTATACGGGCTGTTCGACACGGGCGGCCGGCGCATCGCGGGCCCGCTCGCGCATGTGCCGGGTCCGCGCGATCCGCACGGCTGGGTCGAGTTCGCGCAGAGCGACGATAGCGGCCAGGTGCGCGTGATCGCGCGCGTGCACCGCTTCCGCGATGGCCTGACGCTGGTCACCGGGCAGCGCACGCGGTCGCAGGACCGGTTCCTCGCGCTGATGCTGCGTACGGCGCTCGCGGCCGCGCTGGTCGCGGCGACGCTGGGTGCGCTCACCGGCTGGTTCGCCTCGCGCTGGGTGTCGCGCCGACTGCGTGATCTCGACCAAACCGCCCAACGCGTCGGTGACGGCGAACTCGGCCTGCGTGCGCCCGTCGACGGCAGCAACGACGCGTTCGATCGGCTCGCACGCCGCTTCAACGCGATGCTCGACCGCATCGAAGCGCTACTCGGCGCGGTGCGCCACGCCACCGACCACATCGCGCACGATCTGCGCACGCCGCTGACGCGCCTGCGCAACCGGCTCGAGGAGGCGCGTCATCGCGATGACGACGCACGCAGCCGTGCGCTGGATGCCGCACTGATCGAAACCGATCAGCTCCTGCAGGCGTTTGGCGCGCTTCTGCGGCTGGCGCGCATCGAGGCGCAGCCTGCCGTGGCCGACGAGCCGCTGCTGGATCTCGCCGAACTCGTCGACGACGCCGCGGAGCTCTACACGCCCAGTGCGCTCGAACGCGGGCTCGAGCTCGAGGCGCACGCGGTGCCCTGTCGCGTGCGGGGCGATCGCGACCAGCTGTTCCAGGTCATCGTCAACCTGCTCGACAACGCGCTGAAGTACGCGCCGGAAGGAAGCCGCGTGCGCATCCAGCTGTCGTGCCACGCCGGCAGCGCGCAGCTGAGCGTCGAGGACGAGGGCCCCGGCGTGCCGGAAGCCGAGCGCGAGCGCGTATTCGACCGCTTCCAGCGCCTGGAGGCGCATCGCGGCTCACCGGGTATCGGCCTCGGGCTCAGCCTGGTGCGTGCGATCGTGCTGCGTCACGGCGGCCAGGTGCGATTGGTCGATTGCGCGCCTGGACTCGGCGTCTGCATCAATCTGCCCCTGGCGGATTGA
- the trpD gene encoding anthranilate phosphoribosyltransferase, producing MPITPQQALQRTIEHREIFHDEMVDLMRMIMRGEVSPTMTSAILTGLRVKKETVGEIAGAAQVMREFATPVDVVDRSNMVDIVGTGGDGASTFNISTASMFVVAAAGAKVAKHGGRSVSSSSGSADVLESLGANIELQPEQVARCIERTGIGFMFAPLHHPAMKVVAPVRREMGVRTLFNILGPLTNPAGAPNILLGVFHPDLVGIQVRVLQELGAQRAMVVWGRDGMDELSLGAATLVGELRNGVVREYEVHPEDFGIAMAASRNLKVADAAESRAMLMLALDDTPGLPREIVALNAGAALYVAGRAESIADGIALARRTIASGAAREKLHQFVATTKELAA from the coding sequence ATGCCGATCACGCCCCAGCAGGCGCTGCAGCGCACGATCGAGCACCGCGAGATCTTCCACGATGAGATGGTCGACCTCATGCGCATGATCATGCGCGGCGAGGTCAGCCCGACTATGACGTCGGCCATCCTCACCGGCCTGCGGGTCAAGAAGGAAACCGTCGGCGAAATCGCTGGTGCCGCGCAGGTGATGCGCGAGTTCGCGACGCCGGTCGATGTTGTGGACCGCTCGAACATGGTCGACATCGTCGGCACCGGCGGCGACGGCGCAAGCACGTTCAACATCTCGACGGCGAGCATGTTCGTCGTGGCCGCGGCAGGCGCGAAAGTCGCCAAGCACGGTGGTCGCAGCGTGTCGTCGAGTTCGGGCAGCGCCGACGTGCTCGAATCGCTCGGCGCGAACATCGAACTGCAGCCGGAGCAGGTGGCGCGCTGCATCGAACGCACCGGCATCGGTTTCATGTTCGCGCCGCTGCACCACCCGGCGATGAAGGTGGTCGCGCCGGTGCGTCGCGAAATGGGCGTGCGCACGCTGTTCAACATCCTCGGCCCGCTGACCAATCCGGCCGGCGCGCCGAATATCCTGCTGGGCGTGTTCCATCCCGACCTCGTCGGCATCCAGGTGCGTGTGCTGCAGGAGCTGGGTGCGCAGCGTGCGATGGTGGTGTGGGGTCGCGATGGCATGGACGAGCTGTCGCTGGGCGCGGCCACGCTGGTCGGCGAACTGCGCAACGGCGTCGTGCGTGAGTACGAGGTGCATCCGGAAGACTTCGGCATCGCGATGGCGGCCAGCCGCAACCTCAAGGTCGCCGATGCCGCGGAGTCGCGCGCGATGCTGATGCTCGCGCTCGACGACACACCCGGACTGCCGCGCGAGATCGTCGCGCTCAATGCAGGCGCCGCGCTGTATGTCGCCGGGCGCGCCGAATCGATCGCCGACGGCATCGCGCTCGCGCGCCGCACGATCGCGTCCGGTGCCGCACGCGAAAAGCTGCACCAATTCGTCGCGACGACGAAGGAGCTGGCTGCATGA
- the trpC gene encoding indole-3-glycerol phosphate synthase TrpC, whose product MSDILATILARKHEEVEQRSRVRSLPELRSRAADMPPPRGFVDAIRAKHAQGLPAVIAEAKKASPSKGLIRPDFDPAEIARSYEAGGAACLSVLTDVDFFQGSNLYLGLAHRACTLPIIRKDFIVDPYQVYEARFIGADAVLLIVAALEDGPLVEMANLAHDLGMDVLVEVHDIDELERALQTDCPLIGVNNRNLRTFEVSLDTSIELKQAVPTDRILVTESGIATPADVAKMRGAGIETFLVGESFMREKDPGAALQRLFA is encoded by the coding sequence ATGAGTGACATCCTCGCCACCATCCTCGCGCGCAAGCACGAGGAGGTCGAACAGCGCAGTCGCGTGCGCTCGCTGCCGGAGCTGCGCAGCCGCGCTGCCGATATGCCGCCGCCGCGCGGCTTCGTCGATGCGATCCGCGCGAAGCATGCGCAGGGACTGCCGGCCGTCATCGCCGAAGCCAAGAAGGCGAGCCCGTCGAAGGGCCTGATCCGCCCGGATTTCGATCCGGCCGAAATCGCACGCAGCTATGAAGCCGGTGGCGCCGCCTGCCTGTCGGTGCTGACCGACGTCGACTTCTTCCAGGGCAGCAACCTCTATCTCGGCCTCGCGCATCGCGCCTGCACGCTGCCGATCATCCGCAAGGATTTCATCGTCGACCCGTACCAGGTGTACGAAGCGCGCTTCATCGGCGCTGACGCGGTGCTGCTGATCGTCGCCGCGCTGGAGGACGGCCCGCTCGTCGAGATGGCCAACCTCGCGCACGACCTCGGCATGGACGTGCTGGTCGAAGTGCACGACATCGACGAGCTCGAGCGCGCGCTGCAGACCGACTGCCCGCTGATCGGCGTCAACAACCGCAACCTGCGAACGTTCGAGGTGTCGCTCGACACGTCGATCGAGCTGAAGCAGGCCGTGCCGACCGATCGCATTCTCGTCACGGAGAGCGGCATCGCCACGCCGGCCGACGTCGCGAAGATGCGGGGCGCCGGCATCGAGACCTTCCTCGTCGGCGAAAGCTTCATGCGTGAGAAGGATCCCGGCGCGGCTCTGCAACGGTTGTTCGCATGA
- a CDS encoding aminodeoxychorismate/anthranilate synthase component II — translation MLLMIDNYDSFTWNLVQYLQSLGAEVKVVRNDEMSVGEIDALAPDRIVISPGPCTPNEAGVCVDVIRELGSRVPLLGVCLGHQSIGQAYGGDVVRAKTIMHGKTSRIRHEGRGVFAGLPDAYEATRYHSLVVARDTLPDALEVTAWTEDGAGGFDEIMGLRHRQHPVEGVQFHPESILTQHGHALLKNFLER, via the coding sequence ATGCTGTTGATGATCGACAACTACGACAGCTTTACCTGGAACCTCGTGCAGTACCTGCAGTCGCTCGGGGCCGAGGTGAAGGTGGTGCGCAACGACGAGATGTCGGTCGGCGAGATCGACGCGCTCGCGCCCGATCGCATCGTGATTTCGCCGGGGCCGTGCACGCCGAACGAGGCGGGCGTGTGTGTCGACGTCATCCGCGAGCTCGGATCGCGCGTGCCGCTGCTGGGCGTCTGCCTGGGCCACCAGTCGATCGGGCAGGCCTACGGCGGTGACGTGGTGCGCGCGAAGACGATCATGCACGGCAAGACGTCGCGCATCCGCCACGAAGGGCGGGGCGTGTTCGCAGGGCTGCCGGATGCCTACGAGGCGACGCGTTATCACTCCCTGGTCGTCGCGCGGGACACCCTGCCGGACGCACTCGAAGTCACCGCATGGACGGAAGACGGCGCGGGCGGCTTCGACGAAATCATGGGTCTGCGCCATCGCCAGCACCCGGTCGAAGGCGTGCAGTTCCACCCCGAATCCATCCTCACGCAGCACGGCCACGCGCTGCTGAAGAACTTCCTGGAGCGTTGA
- the fdhD gene encoding formate dehydrogenase accessory sulfurtransferase FdhD, which yields MSDLPPDALRRHEALRIDASGRHAFADTVIAELPIAFAYNGLAHAVMLATPADLDDFALGFSLNEGIVDDASQLRLVEQQRSSEGIALELAIPQACFDRLAERTRHLAAGSGCGLCGLESLQQTLREPPDVRDDAQIDAAAIVAGMRRLQDAQPLNRESGGVHAAAWIAGDALLVREDVGRHNALDKLVGALARVSRPSGFLALSSRASYELVHKAACAGMGVIAVISAPTTLAIDLAERSGITLVAFVRGEQMNVYSHAWRIRG from the coding sequence GTGAGTGATCTCCCGCCCGATGCATTGCGTCGCCATGAAGCGTTGCGCATCGACGCCAGCGGACGCCATGCCTTCGCGGACACCGTCATCGCCGAGCTGCCCATCGCGTTCGCCTACAACGGCCTCGCGCATGCGGTGATGCTGGCGACGCCGGCCGATCTCGACGACTTCGCGCTCGGCTTCTCGTTGAACGAAGGCATCGTCGACGACGCCTCGCAGCTGCGGCTCGTCGAGCAACAGCGCAGCAGTGAAGGCATCGCGCTGGAACTCGCGATCCCGCAAGCCTGCTTCGATCGTCTTGCGGAGCGCACGCGCCATCTCGCCGCGGGCAGCGGCTGCGGTTTGTGCGGTCTCGAATCGCTGCAGCAGACGCTGCGCGAGCCGCCGGACGTGCGTGATGACGCGCAGATCGATGCCGCAGCGATCGTCGCCGGCATGCGCCGTTTGCAGGACGCGCAGCCGCTCAATCGCGAAAGCGGTGGCGTGCACGCCGCAGCATGGATCGCGGGCGACGCGTTGCTGGTGCGCGAGGACGTCGGGCGTCACAACGCGCTCGACAAGCTCGTCGGCGCCCTCGCCCGCGTGTCGCGGCCCTCAGGGTTTCTCGCATTGAGCTCGCGTGCGTCCTACGAACTCGTGCACAAGGCGGCATGCGCGGGCATGGGTGTGATCGCGGTGATTTCCGCGCCGACCACGCTGGCCATCGACCTTGCCGAACGCAGTGGGATCACGCTGGTCGCGTTCGTGCGTGGCGAGCAGATGAACGTGTACTCGCACGCGTGGCGCATTCGCGGCTGA